Sequence from the Streptomyces sp. MMBL 11-1 genome:
CCGGAGCGTGGAGAGGTGCCATGCGGAACCCTCGGATGCGGGGCGGGAAGTGAGCGCGCTGGGATTCCATACCAGGGGTTTGAGAAGGAAGCACGCAACGGAGCCGCCCCGCGGCCCGAGAGTACAAGCTGAGCTTCGCGGTCGCATCGGGTTTGTAGCCCGCTGACGGACTGCGAGTCGCTGCACATCTCTCCGCAGGAAAGCCAGCATGTCGGCTGCCCTGCGAGATCTAATTTAGCAGTAGGTAAGCCTTTTGCCAATTCTTACGTGTCGACAGCGCGGATTAGGGGTCACCGCCCCGCCGGTGACGTACCAGCACGGGCGGGGCGGGGTGGCCCTGCCGCTGCCGGGCAGTCGGGGCCGGCCCGAGCCGCGTGCCGGCACGTTGGCTGCGGGCGCCTCGCGGCCCGGTCGGCGACCGCGTTGCAGGGATTCCCGCCGGACTGGTGGGTGCGCACGTGGACGAACTTGACGTCGCGGCCGATCAGCAGCCCGTCTACACCGGCTGACGACCGGCGTGCCCGAAGTGGACTTCCAGACCCGCCGTCGCTAACCCGGGGTGCCAACTGGTGACCGACGTCCAGGCGTTGGTGGGCCTGCCCAGCGGCCGACGGGCCCAGGATTGCCCTTGGACGCACCGTTACGGGCGGCATGAAGCGGGGCCGTCATCCAGTGGCTCGTCCCGGTCAGTTCAGGTGGCCGGAGAGCCAGCCCTCGAAGCGCGGCGCGGGTGTGCTTCCGTGTAGCCGGACGTCGACACGCAGTTCCCGGAGCCGCGTCTCGGCGGCGGGCGCCGGCCGCCGCAGCCGCATTCCCCTCCACGCGGCGGCGGAGGCGGCGGACCAGGCGAACACCGCGATACCAGCGGAGACGGCGCGGCCCGTGTCCGGCGCCCCCGCCCAGACCATGGCCACAGAGGCAGCGCCCCACAGCCCCCAGATGACTCGTCCGAAGCCGCGGTGATAGACAGCGAACAGGAAGGACGTGCACCCGACGAACTGCCAGAATCTGTAGCCGGTTTCGGCGGTGATCGGCAAGGCGCGGGTGCAGTCCTCCAAGTACGTCCGCACAGGTTCGGTGAGAACGGCGAGCAGGCCCGTACCGCCCGGGGCCGGCGAGGAAACCTCGACCCAGGCGAGCAGCAGGGCCGTGGTGGCGTACAAAGCCGCCAGAGGAGCAGCCGCGACAGCAACGCCACGGATGAGTGCGCGCGCCCAGGGCGCGGCGTCGTACAAGGCGTCACCGATGTAGTCCCAGCGAGTGCCGAGCCAGCTGTGCTGCCACCACTCGCTGACTCGTCGCCAGCCGCCGCTCGGCGCGCTGTTCCCTACTGGCACTTCGGGCCGCCTGGATGACGTGTTCATGGAGCTCCTCATCTCTCGGGTGAACCGGGAGAGTATGGAGCTGAGCCTGTGGACACGGCCGGGCTCAAACCCTCTGCCCGTGGCCCGGGCGGCGGACGCCGCTCCACTCGGCCCCGTCCGGCAGTCCTGCGGCGCCGTCGGCGGACGCGACTCCTACGTGTCGGAGTGAGGTTGCAGGCCCGTACACGCGCGCAGCTCGCCTTGGGCAGCGGCTTGTGGACCGGGGCTCGACGGCATCGGCGCCTGTCCACAGGCCCGCGCTCGGAGGATCGCCAGTGGATGCCACCGCCGCCCGACACAGAGAGGTGTCGAAAGGGCAAGGGGCTCCGCCATGACAGACCTAGGTATCAGTGAAAGGACTGCAATTCCTGTGAATCTGAAGACCCGCGCCGCCGCGGTAGCTCTCTCCACGTCCCTCCTTGCAGGAGGAGCTGCGGCCTTGGCGCCGACCGCGTCGGCGGCCGGTAGCGCCAGCTGCAGCTACAACATCGCCGACCACAATGCAGTTGTGGATGGGTTTAGCGACCACTAACGAAGTGTTCGTGTCCCTCGTTGAGGCGCTCATTGGCCGCGTCACGTAGGTCTTTAGCTAACGGTCTGCTTCTGTTCGCCCCATACGGGATGAAATGGAGGGAATGCCTGATGCGAAGCACATTGGTGCTGCAAGACATGCGGGTGCAGAAGATCAGACGGACGGACGGCAGCTGGTCGTTCGGAATCGTCTGGCCCGACTGCTCGCTCGATGAGGAGGCGGAGAGCTATCTGCGCCTCTACGAGGGCTCGGGCTCCCAGGAGACCTATGCGTACTACCTCGTTGACCACCTTCGGTGGCGCATCCGCGAGGGCCTGACCACGGAGACGATCAAGATCATGGACCTCCACCGCTACCAGGGTGCGGTGGGCGCTCAGGTGCCGATGCCGTACGGGACGCCGTGGCGGGTGCCGCCGAAGCGCCCGTACGGCAAGTCGGCCCTGTCGATCTCGGCGACCGTCCTGAAGGGCTTCTACCTGCACCAGTGCGTGAAGCGTGGCATCAACGACGAGCTGCGCGAAGCGCTGGACGTCGATCGGCTGCCCACCAGGGCGGACCGCAGCAGGTCCTTCCTGGGGCACACCAAGACCTCAATGCCGAAGAACCCGCTGGCACCACCGCAAGGCACCCGCCGACGGCACCCGAAGATGCTGCCGGACGGTGGGGACTGCTGCAAGGTTGGGTGACACCTGACCTGGCTTGCTGAGAGGCGGCCTGGAAGGATGTTGCAGTGCCCAAGCCGTATCCGAAGGAGTTCCGCGAGGACGTCGTGCGGGTCGCGCGCAACCGTGAGCCCGGCGTCACTCTGGAACAGATCGCCGCCGATTTCGGCGTCCACCCGATCACGCTGTCAAAGTGGCTGCGCCGCGCCGACACCGACGAGGGCGGCACCAAGCCCGCACCGGTGTCGAGCGAGTCGGCCGAGCTGCGCGAGGCCCGCAAGCGCATCCGGCTGCTGGAGCAGGAGAACGAGGTTCTGCGCAGGGCTGCGGCGTATCTGTCGCAGGCGAACCTGCCGTCAAAATGATGTACCCGCTCGTCCGCGAGCTGGCCGCCGCCGCTGCCCCTGGCCGGGTGCCGGTGGCGGTGACGTGCCGGGTGCTGGGGCTGGCCCGCCAGCCCTACTACCGGTGGCTGGACCGGCCGGTCACCGACACCGAACTCGCAGAGGCATACCGGGCGAACGCACTGTTCGACGCTCACCGCGACGACCCGGAGTTCGGCCACCGCTTCCTGGCCGATGAGGCCCGCGCGGCCGGCGAGGCGATGGCCGAGCGGACCGCCTGGAAGATCTGCCGCGACAACCGCTGGTGGAGCGCGTTCGGCAAGCGGCGGAGCCGGGGCAAGAGCGCCAAGGCCGGCCCTCCGGTCCACGACGACCGGGTCAAGCGCGACTTCACCGCATCCGGGCCGAACCGGCTGTGGCTCACGGACATCACCGAGCACGCCACCGGCGAGGGCAAGCTCTACCTGTGCGCGGTCAAGGACGTCTGCTCCGGCCGCATCGTGGGCTACTCCATCGACGCCCGGATGAAGTCCAGCCTGGCCGTCAGAGCCCTTGAATCCGCCGTTGCCCGCCGCGGCCAGGTCGCAGGATGCATCGTGCATTCCGACCGCGGGTCACAATTTCGCTCACGGAAATTCGTCGCCGTTCTCGCACGTCACAGCATGATCGGATCGATGGGCAGAGTCGGTGCCGCCGGCGACAACGCGGCCATGGAGAGCTTCTTCGCGCTGCTGCAGAAGAACGTCCTCGACCGCCGTACCTGGGCCACCCGGCAGGAACTGCGGATCGCGATCGTCACCTGGATCGAGCGCACCTACCACCGCCGCCGGCGCCAGAAACGCCTGGCCCGATTGACCCCCGTCGAGTACGAAACCATCATGACCCCAGCCGCAGCCCTGGCTGCATAAACCCCGCTGTCACCTACTCGTGCAGCAGTCCCAATTGTCGCTGGTGTCACTGACAAAGGGGAGCCGCGTGCAAGTAGTGACCAGGGCGGTGAGAGTGCGGCGGGCCGCTCACGTCACCTACGTGAGCGGGTCGACCGACCTCGCGGACGGCGTCCCGGACGGCGCGGCCGACGTCGATCAGGATGGCTGAGGGCGCTTGTCCTGTCACGTCGCGTCTGTCAGATGGCGAGCACTGACCTGCGGGGGTGCCAGATCGTTCTCAATTGCTGGGGGTCGGTGTTCTCAGTCGACCTGTCTATCGTGGAAGTCTCGTCCACGATAGAGGAAGAATCGGGCACTCAGGGCTGCAGAGTATCTCGGGCGCTCTCGTACATCCATGTGGTTCCCACGCGGCTGAAGAAGGAGTCGGCGAACTTCAGAGCGCTGTCCCATGCCCAACTGGTACAGCCGTGGCCGAGGCACTTCTCCGGGAAGTAGGAGTTCCTGGAGTCGGAGTAGAAAGGGTTCGGCGTGAACTTCCGCCCCATGAGCCCAACCACAAATTTGTGCCGGTCAGTACTTCGTCGCTCATCGCTGTGCTCGGGGCGCCACCTAGGTTTGTAGTGAACCAGCTCGTTGCGCAGCTTCATGAGCAGAACTACTTCGGTGAAGGGGCGGACGCCACAGTCGAATCGATCCCGCCCGAGCAACTGGAGCACCTTCTGATATCGCACAAGCGTTTTGGGCTCTTCCCAGAGGTCCCCGCCAGCGGCCGCGATTCGCTGCCGTTCGTTCAGCTGGAGTCCTGTCCGGGCTTCGGCGCCTTCGACGCGCGCGAGGTCGTCTCTTGAGGCCGTGTGGATGAACTCGTTGATGCATGCCTCGATGAAGGCTCCGGATGCGAGCACGGAAGATGTCGCGTACGAGCGGTGGTCCGACCTGGTACCGATGGGCGCGGTGTCTTCCTCGCCGGAGCACGGTGCCAGGGATTCCAGTTCGCCGCACTTGCGGGAGAGAGCGCTAGCGGCGCGGGCGTGGTCCAAAGAGAAGTAGTGCCAGTCCCGGATCTGTACGTCGTTGTCCACGAGACCAAGTGTAGATACGGCGTGTCCGGATGCCACCGACAGCAGGTGCCGCAGCGAGAATCCGACACCGCGAATGAGAGCGAGTGAGAATCCGACAGCTTCAATGTGACCGGACGGCACTTCGCAGAGTAGCGAGTAGGTGACGTCGGCGCCGCTTGCCAGCAAGCCTGCTGATCTGCCAACTGGGTGGCGTCACATGAAGGACTTGCCCCTGCGGGCCCGAAAATACCTGGACTCTGTCCACAGGCCAAGAATTCCAGGATTGCTTCACCAGCAGGTGCCTGGCATCGACGCAGCGTGCGCTCTGACTCCAACCTGCACCAGGGACCGAGAGGGACTGAACTATGGACAACATCACTGCTCAACGTCGCAGACACATACGCGACGTGTCGCCGCCGGTCAGGGCCAAGGCTGAAGCTTTTGCAGTCCCTAATCTGGACAATGGCATCAACTACCGGACCGGGCCGAGCACTTCTTACGTCAGCAAGGGTTTCCTCTACGACGGCGACGACCTGCGCGTCTACTGCGGAAAGGGCAACTGGTACTACACGAAGCTCATTCACCGCAGCAAGAGCGGAATGAAGAAGGGCACGTACGGCTGGGTCCGTAGCGACATGCTGCTGCAGCTCGCGGGCTAGCCCTCGCGAAACTGGGCGGCCCTCCAGCAGTTGCTGGAGGGCCGCCCAGTTTCGCGAGGCGCCGCCCGTGTCAGGAGTCCCGGGTGGGGTGAAGGTGCGATCCCTGTCCGCGGGAGGACTCCGCGCGTGCGTCCTCGGCGGTATACCCCGTGCCGCAGGTGGGGCGGCAGTACGCGAACGCGGGAGCTCCACAATCCTCGCAGGGCTCATCGAAGTCTGCCGGAAGGAACGGGCGAAGGGCGTCGGCGGCAGGGTGCAGAGACAGGGTGGCCCCTAGGGTTGGTGGATGTTCGGGAGCCGTCGGCGAGTTCCGAACGGGTGAGGCATTCAGGCCTGACGACGGGTACTGCAGCGGCTCCCCGAGCGCTCCAGGCGGCTCAGGAGCTGAGATCTGCCACCAGGACTGTGGCGTTGTCGATGTGCTGGGGACGGGCGTGATAGATGGCGGTGGATGCGAGGCGCTGGGCTGCCTGCTGGCATGTTGCACCGGCCAGGTGCCCGGTCATCGGATCACAGGCGCTCTCAAGGGGTTCGTACGCGCCATCAGAGGCGAGGACGAGCCTGCCCAGGCGCCCATCGATCTGCGCAGTGCCGAACTTGGCTGACCCGCCACCGTTCAGAGGCGCCATCGGATGCCATCCCAGATAGGACGTGACCGTGTTCCTGTCTCCCGGCCGGGGAGCCATGCCTTCGTCGAGCCTCTCCTGGGCGCGGTTGTGGTCGCTGGTCAGGAGAGTGAGCTCGCCGTTCGGCGAGAGGTGCCAGGCCCGGGAGTCACCGCACCAGGCGACGGTCAGCACATCCTGGCGCAGGACGGCCAGGACCGCGACGGCGGCGGGAAGCTCTTCCCAACCCCAGGTGTCCCGCCCGGGCTCGGCGCCGGCGGCAGCATGGACTCGGCGAAGCGCCGCTTCGGCGTCGCCGAGCTCGACACCAGC
This genomic interval carries:
- a CDS encoding IS3 family transposase (programmed frameshift), whose translation is MPKPYPKEFREDVVRVARNREPGVTLEQIAADFGVHPITLSKWLRRADTDEGGTKPAPVSSESAELREARKRIRLLEQENEVLRRAAAYLSQANLPKMMYPLVRELAAAAAPGRVPVAVTCRVLGLARQPYYRWLDRPVTDTELAEAYRANALFDAHRDDPEFGHRFLADEARAAGEAMAERTAWKICRDNRWWSAFGKRRSRGKSAKAGPPVHDDRVKRDFTASGPNRLWLTDITEHATGEGKLYLCAVKDVCSGRIVGYSIDARMKSSLAVRALESAVARRGQVAGCIVHSDRGSQFRSRKFVAVLARHSMIGSMGRVGAAGDNAAMESFFALLQKNVLDRRTWATRQELRIAIVTWIERTYHRRRRQKRLARLTPVEYETIMTPAAALAA
- a CDS encoding SH3 domain-containing protein, with translation MDNITAQRRRHIRDVSPPVRAKAEAFAVPNLDNGINYRTGPSTSYVSKGFLYDGDDLRVYCGKGNWYYTKLIHRSKSGMKKGTYGWVRSDMLLQLAG
- a CDS encoding PP2C family protein-serine/threonine phosphatase; its protein translation is MPTFRSAQRLGTRSHQCDATAGRSRRGVSAFTLLDGIGSSEKVRTWTRERAADLASAGVELGDAEAALRRVHAAAGAEPGRDTWGWEELPAAVAVLAVLRQDVLTVAWCGDSRAWHLSPNGELTLLTSDHNRAQERLDEGMAPRPGDRNTVTSYLGWHPMAPLNGGGSAKFGTAQIDGRLGRLVLASDGAYEPLESACDPMTGHLAGATCQQAAQRLASTAIYHARPQHIDNATVLVADLSS